A genomic region of Miscanthus floridulus cultivar M001 chromosome 3, ASM1932011v1, whole genome shotgun sequence contains the following coding sequences:
- the LOC136545269 gene encoding large ribosomal subunit protein eL15z-like yields the protein MGAYKYVSELWRRKQSDVMRFVQRVRCWEYRQQPAIVRLTRPTRPDKARRLGYKAKQGYVVYRVRVRRGGRKRPVPKGIVYGKPKHQGITQLKFQRNKRSVAEERAGRKLGGLRVLNSYWVNEDSTYKYFEIILVDVAHKAIKTDPRINWLCNPVHKHRELRGLTSAGKKFRGLRGKGHTHHKNRPSRRATWKRNQTLSLRRYR from the exons atgg GGGCGTACAAGTACGTGTCGGAGCTATGGAGGAGGAAGCAGTCGGACGTGATGCGCTTCGTGCAGCGCGTGCGCTGCTGGGAGTACAGGCAGCAGCCGGCCATCGTCCGCCTCACCAGGCCCACCCGCCCCGACAAGGCCCGCCGCCTCGGCTACAAGGCCAAGCAG GGTTACGTTGTCTACCGTGTCCGTGTGAGGCGTGGTGGCAGGAAGAGGCCTGTGCCTAAGGGTATTGTCTATGGCAAGCCCAAACACCAGGGTATCACCCAGCTCAAGTTCCAGAGGAACAAGCGGTCTGTTGCTGAGGAGAGAGCTGGACGTAAGCTTGGTGGTTTGAGGGTTCTTAACTCCTACTGGGTGAATGAG GATAGTACCTACAAGTACTTTGAGATCATCCTTGTGGATGTTGCCCACAAAGCCATCAAAACTGACCCAAGGATCAACTGGCTATGCAACCCCGTGCACAAGCACCGTGAGCTCCGTGGCCTCACCTCCGCAGGCAAGAAGTTCCGTGGCCTGCGCGGCAAGGGCCACACCCACCACAAGAACAGGCCCTCCAGGAGAGCCACCTGGAAGCGCAACCAGACCCTCTCCCTCCGCCGCTACCGCTGA
- the LOC136543358 gene encoding synaptonemal complex protein ZEP1-like → MQELSGLRSLAGSMSTAMEAANPRPSPDTGEKPVDEQASVNTDLEMAHVKLRRATEQMNLLEGKLQQAVNENAKLKVKQTEDSKLWQGLDWKLSSTKTLCDQLTETLQQLASQTEKAEEDKKFFEEMLGKNSKDLDEFNCLLRDLSTKLEDAEQKIISGRQEMLQIKQEKEEMDQRYKERLYSNDTTIKEKDSLIKQLEGSVEENKSRLICLDSRLQCMEQELKLKDDVCISLKGNLASSESEKNSLELMNKGYILEIEKLCQDNKDLKELLSSFMVKVTELDKEHSSVSSHVSRLISSFERFYEMAQEEKMLMARSSKDKFEHLQSQYVDLTSENSALKTEIEELKSRLIELQRTQEIVMVQHVEECQVAEDKIRRLESEAEVSASNINKLEKLASKLQGRIQKLLEDSTLAENHKQKFLQKILNLESDNQELLGQVQSIMEEKSNNAESLQGEITKRDQQVNTLENQINQLRSVLDEKEQFYHCSVEREKTLEDQKLQVEASLSSTECQLSEAKRQYDLMLEGEKIELSKQLKELSLKNEKVINEIRKKYELEKIEITNAEKEKAKKLIREIENKCNEKISQNKYDSERYLIWLNEEHGTMVARIQQDNEHKESTLWAYHKEELQRIQSRAEIELRERLSLLRKEHELQIKSLRMHHEEECQRMQEELELQKSKEENQRALLQLQWKVLAESQQVDKEVNSKKQVDDVWDKRQIIYVLVLTTTASLVFLLQPLLPVAYSRWVILVIAAVWGLGSIGLPCGLYGTSRCEREFSRHTSRLVYTLFSVLVIYGFYLVAMRTGDTSAATSPPLLKKDATDINNDNGWTFRFFIIGLTVLIGNIWSSIRVIIN, encoded by the exons ATGCAGGAGCTCTCGGGGCTCCGATCCCTCGCTGGATCCATGTCGACGGCCATGGAGGCCGCAAACCCCAGGCCCTCCCCGGATACTGGGG AGAAACCGGTCGACGAGCAGGCTTCAGTGAATACTGATCTAGAAATGGCG CATGTCAAATTGAGAAGAGCAACAGAACAGATGAACCTTTTAGAGGGAAAACTTCAACAAGCTGTGAATGAAAATGCAAAGCTTAAGGTGAAACAGACTGAAGATTCGAAGCTCTGGCAGGGATTAGATTGGAAACTCTCCTCAACAAAGACCTTGTGTGATCAACTGACTGAAACACTGCAGCAGCTAGCTAGTCAGACAGAAAAAG CTGAGGAAGATAAGAAGTTTTTTGAGGAGATGCTTGGGAAGAATTCCAAAGATCTGGACGAATTCAACTGCCTGTTGCGTGATTTATCAACAAAACTGGAGGATGCGGAACAAAAGATAATTTCAG GGCGACAGGAGATGTTGCAGATCAAACAAGAGAAAGAAGAGATGGATCAAAGGTACAAGGAACGACTGTATTCAAATGATACTACAATAAAGGAAAAAG ATTCCCTCATCAAGCAGTTGGAGGGTTCAGTTGAGGAAAATAAATCCCGCTTGATATGTCTTGACTCCCGCTTGCAATGCATGGAGCAAGAGCTGAAGCTAAAAGATGACGTTTGTATCAGCCTGAAAGGAAACCTAGCAAGCAGTGAAAGTGAAAAGAACAGCTTGGAGCTTATGAATAAGGGATACATTCTGGAAATTGAAAAACTATGCCAGGACAATAAGGATCTTAAGGAATTGCTTAGCAGCTTCATGGTTAAAGTAACTGAGCTAGATAAAGAGCATTCCTCTGTGTCAAGTCATGTGTCTAGGCTGATTTCTTCATTTGAAAGGTTCTATGAAATGGCCCAAGAGGAGAAAATGCTAATGGCAAGATCTTCTAAGGATAAATTTGAACATCTCCAAAGCCAGTATGTAGATTTGACGTCAGAAAACAGTGCTCTGAAAACTGAAATTGAAGAACTGAAGTCCAGACTCATAGAGTTGCAGAGAACTCAAGAAATTGTTATGGTTCAACAtgttgaggaatgccaagtggctgaagataagatcagaagattagAGTCTGAAGCTGAAGTTTCTGCCTCCAACATCAATAAGTTAGAAAAATTAGCTTCTAAACTACAAGGGAGAATTCAAAAGTTGCTAGAAGATTCTACCCTTGCTGAAAATCACAAG CAAAAGTTCCTTCAAAAGATTTTGAACCTAGAATCAGATAATCAGGAGCTTCTAGGCCAAGTGCAATCCATTATGGAAGAGAAATCTAATAATGCTGAGTCTCTGCAAGGAGAGATAACTAAGCGTGACCAGCAGGTTAATACACTTGAGAATCAGATCAACCAGCTTCGCAGTGTTCTGGATGAGAAGGAGCAATTCTATCATTGTTCTGTAGAAAGAGAGAAGACTTTGGAGGACCAGAAATTACAG GTCGAAGCATCACTTTCTTCAACAGAGTGCCAACTTAGTGAGGCAAAAAGACAGTATGATCTCATGCTTGAAGGTGAAAAGATAGAGCTATCCAAGCAGTTGAAAGAGCTATCTCTCAAAAATGAGAAG GTGATCAATGAAATCCGTAAGAAATATGAGCTTGAAAAGATAGAAATTACTAATGCCGAAAAAGAAAAGGCAA AAAAGCTCATAAGGGAAATTGAAAACAAATGCAACGAAAAGATATCACAGAACAAGTATGATTCTGAGAGGTATTTGATTTGGCTTAATGAGGAACATGGCACAATG GTGGCAAGAATTCAGCAGGATAATGAGCATAAAGAATCAACTCTGTGGGCTTATCACAAAGAAGAACTGCAGCGCATTCAGTCTCGTGCTGAGATTGAATTGAGGGAG AGGCTGTCATTGCTCAGAAAAGAGCATGAACTTCAAATAAAATCACTAAGGATGCATCATGAGGAAGAATGCCAGAGGATGCAGGAGGAACTGGAGCTTCAGAAGTCCAAG GAGGAGAATCAAAGAGCATTGTTACAATTACAGTGGAAAGTATTGGCAGAAAGTCAACAAGTTGATAAAGAAGTGAACTCTAAGAAG CAAGTTGATGATGTATGGGATAAGCGCCAAATTATATATGTTTTAGTGCTCACAACCACAGCTAGCCTTGTATTCTTACTGCAACCACTCTTGCCTGTCGCCTACAGTCGATGGGTTATCTTAGTGATAGCAGCAGTTTGGGGTCTTGGCAGTATTGGTTTACCTTGTGGGTTGTACGGAACCTCAAGGTGTGAGAGAGAATTTAGTAGACATACCAGTAGACTTGTCTACACCTTGTTCTCAGTTTTAGTGATCTATGGTTTCTACCTTGTGGCTATGCGTACTGGTGATACTTCTGCCGCCACTTCGCCCCCGTTGCTCAAGAAAGATGCTACTGATATCAACAATGACAATGGATGGACCTTCAGGTTTTTCATAATCGGCTTGACGGTGCTAATAGGAAACATATGGTCTTCAATCAGGGTAATTATTAATTGA